A genomic window from Neorickettsia sennetsu str. Miyayama includes:
- the rseP gene encoding RIP metalloprotease RseP — MGGLLLYLASFLLVVSVIVFAHEFGHYIFAKMFGVKVEEFSIGFGKELFGFSDKSGTRWKLSMIPAGGYVKMFGDLDKSSAVDFEKIHMMDDCMKAQTLNYKPLYQKALVIFGGPFANFVFAFLVLSFLYGYFGKVTVEPVVASVISDSPAAHAGFRVGDRILTMNNKPIASFDEIRKFIYLNRDSAVSFTVLRNGDEISMSVTPRIEVGEDIFGNREELPKLGIEASKIQRSEIGVVGAMRFSLIEIGNVIHSTLKLLWQTITGKAKTNAIGGPIKIAKYSGQSMRMGFTMVLWFMAMLSINLGLFNLFPIPMLDGGHLLFYLIEWIKGDRVAIGFQQWAGRAGMLLLIAILVFAVFNDIRFVLR, encoded by the coding sequence ATGGGTGGTTTACTTTTATATCTCGCATCCTTTCTGCTAGTGGTTTCTGTGATCGTCTTCGCGCATGAGTTTGGGCACTATATTTTTGCCAAAATGTTTGGTGTGAAAGTAGAGGAGTTTTCTATTGGATTTGGGAAAGAATTATTTGGCTTCAGTGATAAGTCAGGAACCAGATGGAAGCTCTCTATGATTCCGGCTGGTGGGTATGTGAAAATGTTCGGAGATTTAGACAAGAGCAGTGCTGTGGATTTTGAGAAAATTCATATGATGGATGATTGCATGAAAGCTCAAACCCTGAATTATAAACCTCTATATCAAAAAGCACTTGTTATTTTTGGTGGTCCTTTTGCTAATTTTGTTTTTGCCTTTTTGGTTTTGTCTTTCCTATATGGTTATTTTGGAAAAGTTACGGTTGAGCCAGTTGTAGCATCTGTTATTAGCGATAGTCCGGCAGCACATGCGGGATTCAGAGTTGGGGACAGGATCTTAACGATGAACAATAAGCCTATTGCAAGTTTCGACGAAATCAGAAAGTTCATTTACCTGAATCGTGATAGTGCAGTATCTTTCACTGTGTTAAGGAATGGGGATGAGATATCTATGTCTGTAACTCCAAGGATTGAGGTTGGAGAAGATATATTCGGTAATCGTGAAGAGCTACCAAAGCTTGGAATAGAAGCATCAAAGATTCAGCGTAGCGAAATTGGAGTCGTGGGTGCAATGCGATTCTCTTTGATTGAGATTGGTAATGTTATTCATTCAACACTAAAGCTGCTCTGGCAGACGATTACAGGGAAAGCTAAAACCAATGCTATAGGTGGTCCAATAAAAATTGCTAAATACTCCGGACAGTCCATGCGAATGGGATTCACCATGGTTTTGTGGTTTATGGCAATGTTATCGATCAATCTTGGTTTGTTTAATCTTTTTCCTATACCGATGCTTGATGGTGGGCACCTGCTTTTCTATTTGATTGAATGGATTAAGGGTGATAGAGTAGCAATTGGCTTTCAGCAATGGGCAGGAAGAGCAGGGATGTTGTTATTGATAGCTATCCTTGTTTTTGCTGTTTTTAACGATATTCGTTTTGTTCTCAGGTAG
- a CDS encoding pentapeptide repeat-containing protein has protein sequence MKNLIPFFLVVIAFFAFSDCYAASPTKKEILEFLKLQNKDHNVVLDFKERFGDRLTNVDFSGLDLGKVTFDGMIIENSSFDRAVFTSLTIKNSVVNNSTFYSTIIYKGHIVSSQLDGVSIIESDLNNTQIEKSELKNVRILKTHAPSLILDDSKLNSIIIRNSDILEAKFGRTVLAESEISGSDLSNMRMEDSKITDSRLTVSKLINAKMSKSTLTNSTLHGIELSGSHMRDTQIFSSEITNSDLHRSRLYNCHLEKVSMLNTDFGYASVEGTSFIKADFSSASLEGLHIGSATFSECCLCNFSSQNITIDSSAITHSSISNVKLYDSEIADTSLKDSSIANLSISNSGFLDTVLLDVNGKSIAIKHTQIDSLLLQGDFSDITIEDSQIVKSSLRNLKLQLLWLLHSHINNTQVQDGTISKSNFLANTFIDSSVDNLTIAKSSFTENNFVGTNVGNISFTKTLFTEKFIEGVSSKLAQMGAIVGLSNFEKLIASGTYDFTDVNYSNIDFSKIDLGKVNFKGAILRENIFSENKLHDVDLTKADLEGSTFHK, from the coding sequence ATGAAAAATTTGATCCCGTTTTTTTTAGTCGTTATTGCTTTTTTCGCTTTTTCTGATTGTTACGCTGCCTCACCAACCAAGAAGGAAATATTAGAATTTCTAAAACTACAGAATAAAGATCACAACGTTGTGTTGGATTTTAAGGAGCGCTTTGGTGATAGACTGACAAATGTTGATTTCTCTGGACTGGATCTTGGTAAAGTAACGTTCGATGGAATGATAATAGAGAACTCTTCTTTCGATCGTGCAGTTTTCACAAGTCTTACAATCAAAAATAGCGTCGTAAATAACTCTACTTTTTACAGTACAATTATCTACAAAGGACATATCGTAAGCAGCCAGTTGGATGGCGTGTCTATTATCGAATCGGATTTAAACAACACACAAATAGAAAAATCTGAGCTAAAAAATGTCAGAATTCTGAAGACACATGCTCCCTCGCTTATACTCGATGATAGCAAGCTAAACAGCATCATAATCAGAAACTCCGATATTTTGGAGGCCAAATTTGGAAGAACCGTCCTTGCTGAAAGTGAAATTTCTGGAAGTGATCTCTCCAATATGAGAATGGAAGATTCGAAAATTACCGATTCTCGACTAACGGTCTCAAAGCTCATAAATGCAAAGATGTCCAAGAGTACGCTTACAAACAGCACCTTACACGGAATAGAATTATCAGGTTCTCACATGCGTGATACTCAGATATTTTCCTCAGAGATAACTAACTCTGACCTTCATCGAAGTAGACTGTACAACTGTCATTTAGAGAAAGTAAGCATGCTAAACACCGATTTTGGCTATGCATCAGTTGAAGGTACCTCATTTATCAAAGCCGACTTCTCCTCGGCATCTTTAGAGGGATTACATATAGGAAGCGCAACTTTTTCAGAATGCTGTTTGTGTAACTTCAGCTCACAAAACATTACGATCGATTCATCAGCAATAACCCATTCGTCTATAAGCAATGTAAAATTGTATGACAGCGAAATTGCAGATACCTCGCTAAAAGATTCTAGTATTGCAAATCTTAGTATCTCTAACTCAGGGTTTCTTGATACCGTACTTTTGGACGTCAATGGCAAGAGTATTGCAATCAAGCATACGCAAATAGATTCTTTGCTTCTCCAAGGGGATTTTTCAGATATAACAATAGAGGACTCACAGATCGTGAAGAGTTCTTTAAGGAATCTCAAATTACAACTGCTGTGGCTGCTGCATTCTCATATAAACAACACGCAGGTCCAAGATGGCACGATATCTAAAAGCAATTTCTTAGCTAATACCTTTATAGACAGCTCAGTGGACAATTTAACGATCGCCAAATCAAGTTTCACTGAAAACAATTTTGTTGGAACAAATGTAGGAAATATTTCATTTACAAAGACACTTTTCACAGAAAAATTTATAGAGGGCGTTTCTTCCAAACTCGCCCAAATGGGAGCAATTGTCGGATTGTCGAATTTTGAAAAGCTCATTGCAAGTGGAACGTATGATTTCACAGATGTAAACTACTCAAATATCGACTTCAGTAAAATTGATTTGGGAAAGGTAAATTTCAAGGGAGCAATATTAAGGGAAAACATTTTTAGTGAAAATAAACTACACGATGTAGACCTTACGAAAGCTGATCTAGAAGGAAGTACCTTCCATAAATAA
- the gmk gene encoding guanylate kinase encodes MRKGILFIISSPSGGGKTTVADFLVGQDLSIKRSISFTTRQPRGEEKDGIDYYFVSKDEFNRLLQEGEMLEHATVLQNQYGTSHRYIEETLALGIDVLCCIDWQGAEQIRKKTNCISIFLLPPSLQKLKTRLTSRGTDTADVIEYRLKVALEEIQHFSKYDYVLVNDDLTETKQKVLSIITAEREKLVQNHRVVECFVASLLEQTI; translated from the coding sequence ATGCGGAAGGGAATTCTGTTTATAATCTCCTCCCCTTCTGGTGGAGGAAAAACGACAGTAGCGGATTTCTTGGTCGGTCAGGACTTATCTATTAAGCGGTCCATCTCATTTACCACCAGGCAACCCCGTGGAGAGGAAAAGGATGGTATAGATTATTATTTTGTAAGTAAGGATGAATTTAATCGATTGCTACAAGAAGGAGAAATGCTCGAGCATGCAACAGTTTTGCAAAATCAATATGGGACCTCACATAGATACATAGAAGAAACTCTGGCACTTGGTATAGATGTTCTTTGTTGTATAGACTGGCAGGGAGCTGAGCAAATTCGCAAGAAGACCAATTGCATTTCCATATTTCTTCTACCGCCTAGTTTGCAAAAATTAAAAACACGGCTAACCAGCAGAGGCACAGACACAGCAGACGTTATTGAATACAGACTAAAAGTTGCGCTTGAAGAAATTCAACATTTTTCAAAGTATGACTACGTACTTGTGAATGATGACCTGACGGAAACAAAACAAAAGGTACTCTCAATCATCACCGCGGAGAGAGAGAAACTTGTACAAAACCACCGAGTGGTAGAATGCTTTGTAGCATCACTACTCGAACAAACCATATGA
- a CDS encoding 4-(cytidine 5'-diphospho)-2-C-methyl-D-erythritol kinase — translation MLTLRAPAKINLFLLITGRNESGFHLLDSVFCFTHDLYDEIIIVPTSATENSVKFIGASQAIGADNSVSRVLRFVNDYAKRYFNVTLVKNLPVAAGIGGGSADAAALLRYFGGLHNISEVLLSQVALSVGFDTLACLYSHPCHVTGMGEKIVALPESKLVYPILLVCPNFPVSSAEVYKNFRERRSIFSAESNLAGDHQAFEDMLSLPNDLTDAAIEIAPVISDVLKSIKNCKGNKVTKLCGSGPTCIGVFDTVENLRDAHSELIRHHKWWVKIAHISL, via the coding sequence ATGTTAACCCTAAGAGCGCCGGCAAAGATTAATCTTTTTCTGCTTATCACAGGAAGGAATGAATCCGGGTTTCACCTGCTCGATAGTGTTTTCTGTTTCACGCATGATCTGTATGACGAGATAATAATTGTTCCTACGTCTGCAACTGAGAACTCAGTCAAATTCATTGGTGCATCCCAAGCGATAGGTGCGGATAACTCGGTAAGTCGTGTTCTCAGATTTGTTAATGATTATGCAAAGCGTTATTTCAATGTTACTCTAGTGAAGAATCTTCCTGTTGCTGCCGGTATAGGTGGTGGTTCAGCAGATGCAGCAGCGTTGCTGAGATATTTCGGTGGGCTACACAATATCTCGGAAGTATTACTCAGTCAAGTGGCTTTGTCTGTTGGCTTTGATACGTTGGCCTGCCTTTATAGCCATCCGTGTCACGTAACGGGAATGGGTGAAAAAATCGTTGCATTGCCAGAGTCGAAGCTTGTATATCCAATACTCCTAGTCTGTCCAAACTTTCCTGTCAGCTCTGCTGAAGTTTATAAAAATTTCCGCGAAAGAAGAAGTATTTTTTCAGCTGAGTCCAATCTTGCAGGGGATCATCAGGCGTTTGAAGATATGCTTTCTCTTCCTAATGATTTAACTGATGCTGCTATCGAAATCGCACCAGTGATAAGCGACGTACTTAAAAGTATTAAAAATTGTAAAGGAAATAAGGTCACCAAACTATGTGGGAGCGGTCCAACATGTATAGGTGTTTTCGACACTGTAGAAAATCTAAGAGACGCCCACTCAGAATTAATACGTCATCATAAGTGGTGGGTTAAGATCGCACATATTTCGCTGTAA
- the gyrB gene encoding DNA topoisomerase (ATP-hydrolyzing) subunit B has product MSNTDYTADSIKVLKGLEAVRKRPGMYIGDTDDGSGLHQMVYEVVDNSVDESLAGYCTAIEVVIDVDGSISVEDNGRGMPTDMHGEGVSAAEVIMTQLHAGGKFDQSSYKVSGGLHGVGVSVVNALSDWLKLTIYRDGKVHFAEFENGETVRSLSVTGECGDKTGTLVHFLPSRSTFKNTTEVSFSTLENRFRELSFLNPGLRISLLDMRKGSSTGKVVFFSSGGTEEFVAYLDRSKQPIHSTPIRVVGGVDSIAIDVSMQWNDSYYENVLCFTNNIKQKDGGTHLAALRSAMTRVMHNYIVKENLIKKDKVVVSGEDVREGLSAILSVKLPDPKFSSQTKEKLISSEVKPVIEKIVSDALASWLEENPSSARVIARKVVESALAREAAKKARDLTRRKGGLEITTLPGKLADCQEKSPELSELLIVEGDSAGGSAKQGRDRKTQAVLPLRGKILNVEKTRFHKVIGSAEIGNLIAALGTSIGEEEFNIDKIRYHKIIIMTDADVDGLHIRTLLLTFFFRYARPIVERGYLYIAQTPLYKVMRKGADVYLRDDAALEEYLLDRIVKGKELEGANGNVYTGQSLKRVVQQCLVLSKILEKFDYRIPLEILEVVFLCGEEADPHLLAERVALISFGAWTVVREDSSLFFERTFQGLRNRYEYSPLFVPEDLEKMAKIREAISDIFYPGFARFNNGEYHSILAFIRDADSVARAGMVLQRFKGLGEMNPEQLWSTTLDPSNRTIFKVTIEEAAVADQMCSMLMGDAVGPRRDFIVNNALNASNIDV; this is encoded by the coding sequence TTGAGTAACACGGATTATACAGCAGATTCGATAAAGGTATTGAAGGGTCTTGAAGCTGTTCGGAAAAGACCCGGAATGTACATCGGAGACACAGATGATGGGTCAGGGTTGCATCAAATGGTGTATGAAGTTGTTGATAATTCCGTAGATGAATCCCTTGCGGGCTATTGTACTGCTATAGAGGTTGTCATTGATGTTGATGGGTCGATCTCTGTTGAGGACAACGGGCGTGGTATGCCCACAGATATGCATGGAGAAGGTGTGTCTGCAGCCGAGGTGATTATGACGCAACTGCATGCTGGCGGGAAATTCGATCAGAGCAGCTATAAAGTATCTGGTGGTCTTCACGGTGTTGGTGTGTCGGTAGTAAATGCCCTTTCTGATTGGCTTAAGTTGACGATTTACAGAGATGGGAAAGTTCACTTCGCGGAATTTGAAAATGGTGAAACAGTACGCTCTTTGTCTGTTACCGGGGAGTGTGGTGATAAAACTGGGACATTAGTTCATTTTCTTCCATCGAGAAGTACATTCAAAAACACGACAGAGGTTAGCTTTAGCACTCTTGAGAATAGATTTAGAGAGCTGTCGTTCCTAAATCCTGGACTAAGGATTTCTCTACTTGATATGAGGAAAGGTAGTAGTACAGGAAAGGTAGTTTTTTTCTCTTCGGGTGGTACTGAAGAATTTGTTGCTTATTTGGACCGAAGCAAGCAACCTATTCACTCGACTCCAATCAGAGTTGTGGGTGGAGTTGATTCCATAGCGATAGACGTATCAATGCAGTGGAATGATTCTTATTATGAAAATGTCCTCTGTTTCACAAACAATATAAAGCAAAAAGATGGTGGCACACACCTTGCTGCGCTTAGGAGCGCGATGACAAGAGTTATGCATAACTATATTGTCAAGGAGAACCTGATTAAGAAGGACAAAGTTGTTGTGTCCGGCGAGGATGTAAGGGAGGGTCTGAGCGCAATTCTCTCTGTTAAGCTTCCGGACCCAAAATTTTCCTCTCAAACTAAGGAGAAACTCATTAGTTCTGAGGTCAAGCCTGTAATAGAAAAAATAGTCAGTGATGCGCTGGCAAGTTGGCTTGAGGAGAATCCCAGTTCTGCAAGGGTGATCGCAAGGAAGGTAGTCGAGTCCGCTCTAGCAAGAGAGGCAGCAAAAAAAGCGCGGGATCTCACTCGTAGAAAAGGCGGGCTGGAAATAACAACTCTTCCGGGAAAGCTTGCCGATTGTCAAGAAAAATCTCCTGAGCTTTCAGAATTGTTGATTGTTGAGGGTGATTCAGCAGGAGGCTCAGCAAAACAAGGTAGAGATAGAAAAACTCAAGCTGTTTTACCATTAAGAGGAAAAATTCTTAATGTTGAGAAAACGCGGTTTCATAAGGTTATAGGTTCAGCGGAGATAGGAAATTTGATAGCTGCTTTGGGCACTAGCATAGGAGAAGAGGAGTTTAATATTGATAAAATCAGATACCACAAGATCATCATCATGACAGATGCTGATGTTGATGGTCTGCATATCAGAACGCTTTTGCTGACGTTTTTTTTTCGTTATGCGCGTCCGATTGTTGAGCGTGGGTATTTGTATATTGCTCAAACGCCGTTGTATAAGGTGATGAGGAAGGGCGCAGATGTTTATCTCCGTGATGATGCAGCTCTTGAGGAATACCTGCTGGACCGTATTGTGAAAGGTAAAGAATTAGAAGGTGCTAATGGTAATGTTTATACTGGTCAATCATTGAAGCGCGTTGTGCAGCAATGTTTAGTTCTCTCGAAAATTCTTGAAAAGTTTGACTATAGGATACCTTTGGAGATTTTGGAGGTGGTTTTTCTGTGTGGTGAAGAGGCCGACCCTCATCTTCTTGCTGAAAGGGTGGCTCTTATCTCTTTTGGCGCATGGACTGTTGTTCGTGAAGATAGTAGCTTGTTTTTTGAGCGGACTTTCCAGGGGTTGAGAAACCGATATGAGTACTCTCCACTTTTTGTTCCTGAAGATCTTGAGAAGATGGCTAAAATCCGTGAGGCTATTAGTGATATTTTTTACCCTGGTTTTGCAAGATTCAATAATGGAGAGTACCACTCTATTCTTGCTTTCATTAGGGATGCGGATTCAGTGGCCAGAGCTGGCATGGTCTTGCAAAGGTTTAAAGGTCTAGGTGAAATGAATCCAGAACAGTTATGGTCTACTACCCTCGATCCTTCCAACAGAACAATTTTTAAAGTTACTATAGAAGAGGCTGCCGTAGCCGATCAAATGTGCTCCATGCTAATGGGGGACGCCGTTGGCCCCCGTAGGGACTTTATTGTCAATAATGCCCTAAATGCAAGTAATATAGATGTGTGA
- a CDS encoding peroxiredoxin, with the protein MSTLEVDDLAPSFYLPSSMGGMISLQDFLGKAGLVIYFYPKDDTPGCTQEAKDFKEHIAEFKELNVVVIGISKDNLRAHKNFSTRYDLPFHLLSDESTETIQKYGAWVEKSMFGKKYYGIERSTFVVDLNGKVRKLWRRVRVSGHVKEVLDFCRSNQFRNAS; encoded by the coding sequence ATGAGTACTTTGGAAGTAGATGATCTAGCCCCATCTTTTTATCTCCCTTCAAGTATGGGTGGAATGATAAGTCTGCAGGATTTTCTGGGGAAGGCTGGTCTTGTAATTTATTTTTACCCGAAAGATGATACTCCTGGCTGCACTCAGGAGGCAAAGGATTTTAAAGAACACATTGCGGAGTTTAAAGAGCTCAATGTTGTTGTTATTGGTATATCAAAGGATAATCTCAGGGCACACAAGAATTTCTCCACAAGGTACGACCTGCCTTTTCACCTATTGTCTGACGAATCAACAGAAACCATACAAAAGTACGGAGCTTGGGTAGAGAAATCCATGTTTGGGAAGAAGTATTATGGTATAGAACGCAGCACCTTTGTCGTGGATCTAAATGGAAAGGTTAGAAAATTGTGGAGAAGAGTGCGGGTATCGGGACACGTTAAGGAGGTTCTAGACTTTTGTAGGAGTAATCAGTTCAGGAATGCATCTTGA
- a CDS encoding citrate/2-methylcitrate synthase, with protein sequence MNSEKVKVNVEEFLKSTAGPFGVSASLEPKGFFYDPGYAKTAPCKSSITFIDGENGILLHRGYPIEELAQTSDFLQVGYLLIDGKLPDSAATREFEERIKHVPQLPECVLKNIRSFPTSAHPMAVLISALASLASVYGEMDFNQKKLLLVAYTPWLIAHIYRHINSLEFVEPDIRLPYTENFLYMMFGEKKPKDAEILDKIFILHADHGQTASTSVARMVVSSGASPIAACSAATASLWGPLHGGANERVLEMLRGIVESGEKVENFIERVKRKEERLMGFGHRVYKNYDPRAAILKQKAHDVLKADSPILKTAGELETITAREEYFLSRKLYPNVDFYSGIVLDALGISSCMFTPIFALARTVGWVAQITEFLSDSEQKLCRPRQIYVGEPRRNVHG encoded by the coding sequence ATGAATTCTGAAAAAGTAAAAGTGAATGTGGAGGAATTTTTAAAAAGCACAGCTGGACCCTTCGGTGTCTCTGCCTCTTTGGAACCAAAGGGATTCTTTTATGATCCAGGGTATGCAAAAACTGCTCCATGCAAATCTAGCATTACTTTCATAGATGGTGAAAATGGGATACTTCTGCACAGGGGCTACCCAATAGAGGAATTGGCACAAACTTCTGACTTTTTGCAGGTCGGCTACCTTCTCATTGACGGCAAACTTCCAGATTCCGCTGCTACGCGAGAGTTTGAAGAGAGGATAAAACACGTACCGCAGCTTCCTGAGTGTGTCTTGAAAAATATCCGTTCTTTCCCAACGAGTGCGCACCCGATGGCAGTTTTAATCTCTGCACTTGCTTCGCTCGCCTCAGTGTACGGAGAAATGGACTTTAATCAGAAGAAGTTACTTTTAGTTGCCTATACGCCATGGCTCATAGCGCATATATACCGACACATCAATTCTCTGGAGTTCGTTGAACCTGACATCAGGCTTCCTTATACCGAGAATTTCCTGTACATGATGTTTGGTGAGAAAAAGCCCAAAGATGCGGAAATCTTGGACAAAATCTTTATCTTGCATGCGGACCATGGTCAAACTGCTTCGACCTCTGTTGCACGGATGGTTGTATCTTCAGGAGCAAGCCCGATTGCGGCATGTTCTGCGGCTACAGCTAGTTTATGGGGACCACTGCACGGTGGCGCAAATGAGCGAGTCCTGGAAATGTTGAGAGGTATAGTTGAAAGCGGTGAGAAGGTAGAAAACTTCATTGAGCGCGTTAAAAGAAAAGAAGAGAGACTTATGGGTTTTGGGCACAGGGTGTATAAAAACTATGATCCTCGTGCAGCCATATTAAAGCAAAAGGCTCATGATGTGCTAAAAGCCGATTCACCTATTCTAAAAACTGCTGGCGAACTTGAAACAATCACAGCAAGGGAAGAGTACTTTCTGAGTCGCAAATTATATCCTAATGTCGACTTCTATTCGGGAATAGTGCTAGACGCACTGGGAATATCATCTTGCATGTTCACACCGATTTTCGCACTTGCTAGAACAGTAGGTTGGGTTGCACAAATCACAGAGTTCTTGAGTGACAGTGAACAAAAACTTTGCAGACCTAGACAAATTTACGTAGGCGAACCAAGAAGAAACGTACACGGTTGA
- a CDS encoding sodium:solute symporter family transporter, which produces MFYTHLLVVGLYLLCIFLFGFVRKRVSASFKEYILANRSVHEIITGISHVSSEISVGTFTVVASMIYTTGFSRLWVDLGFFVFSILSWRLLAGRLRVQSEESKDALTIPQYLANKFDSKTVGIFASLIITLFTTTYIGANMLGLTKVLSKVVSLESNLVAVAVLIVTLLYTTVGGFRSASHVNVLQGAIMLLATCILPLSLLIKFGLEPLTTFLKQSGSSAVGHLDITQAVFYFSFASVMFGTPHTIGKFLAIKSPDKLNTARNTSIIINIIIYLGIAISAVYGRKLLPSMKDTEMLLLNLSEMFTSPLYGSMIIIAILAAVMSTIDAQLISSASCIANDIYRHITSNRNDIHLIFATKLMIIFVGALALSISLIFNQSVGKLAIFSLTGLGASIGPVILFSLYTKTRNKIPALLGLTSGTTATILLTIFNTSDIHYNMLPALCITAVVMLASSCITGRTVKCVESNN; this is translated from the coding sequence ATGTTTTACACTCACCTACTTGTGGTAGGACTATACCTTCTCTGTATTTTTCTCTTTGGGTTCGTTCGTAAGAGGGTTAGTGCATCATTTAAAGAATATATTCTTGCAAATAGGTCGGTGCACGAAATAATCACTGGAATAAGTCATGTTTCTTCCGAAATCAGCGTAGGAACCTTTACTGTAGTGGCAAGCATGATTTACACAACTGGGTTCTCGCGGCTTTGGGTCGATCTAGGATTCTTTGTGTTTAGCATACTCTCCTGGCGACTCTTAGCCGGACGTTTGAGAGTACAGAGTGAAGAGAGCAAGGACGCGCTTACGATTCCGCAATATCTTGCAAACAAATTTGATAGCAAAACGGTTGGAATTTTTGCATCACTAATCATTACTCTCTTCACCACGACGTACATTGGTGCAAATATGCTTGGTCTTACAAAAGTTCTTTCCAAAGTGGTAAGCCTGGAGTCCAACTTAGTAGCAGTAGCGGTGCTGATTGTTACATTGTTGTATACTACTGTAGGCGGCTTTAGATCTGCTTCCCATGTGAACGTTCTTCAGGGGGCAATAATGCTTTTAGCGACTTGCATACTACCGCTCTCACTACTAATAAAGTTCGGCTTAGAACCACTAACCACTTTCTTAAAACAGAGTGGGTCAAGTGCCGTTGGTCATCTCGACATTACACAAGCAGTATTTTACTTCAGCTTCGCCTCGGTAATGTTTGGAACACCACACACAATTGGAAAATTCTTAGCTATAAAATCTCCTGACAAATTGAACACTGCTCGGAATACAAGCATTATCATAAACATCATAATCTACCTTGGCATAGCAATATCTGCAGTGTACGGAAGAAAATTACTTCCATCTATGAAAGATACAGAAATGCTACTTTTGAACCTAAGCGAAATGTTTACCAGTCCACTTTACGGTAGCATGATAATAATCGCGATCCTGGCCGCCGTAATGAGTACGATAGATGCTCAACTGATATCAAGTGCAAGCTGCATAGCTAACGATATCTATAGACACATTACATCGAACAGAAATGATATACATCTTATTTTCGCCACAAAACTTATGATAATATTTGTAGGTGCATTAGCCCTTTCAATCTCATTAATTTTCAACCAATCTGTTGGAAAACTAGCAATCTTTTCTTTGACAGGATTAGGGGCTTCAATAGGACCAGTGATATTATTCAGTCTGTACACAAAAACCAGAAATAAAATACCAGCTCTGCTTGGCTTGACTTCTGGAACAACGGCAACAATACTTTTGACAATCTTTAACACCTCTGACATTCACTACAACATGTTGCCTGCGTTGTGTATTACGGCTGTAGTAATGCTAGCCTCGTCCTGTATAACTGGACGCACGGTGAAATGTGTTGAGTCTAACAATTAA